The following are from one region of the Carnobacterium gallinarum DSM 4847 genome:
- a CDS encoding MerR family transcriptional regulator: MLIDETFTIGEIAEIFKVPSSTIRYWEEKKLITSKRNQENDYRIFDFQTILDLSDIIFYRDLNVPVKQMVHFHQNPPEKLLDMLTETELNTLQQLEELKRKTIGIRKRKEQLNELLFLKEQDFTEEVPTVEKIISFDLSDSDELQVYLENPGASAMYYHPEKNPEVYYGLCVEEEHFSNKETLWENHGTGTYLKFLLMIQSDNAAHTNLVEKEQALLKQGLRTGQVLGRYLATAINEAGFQMDYYKAWIEIIPTK; encoded by the coding sequence TTGCTGATTGATGAAACGTTTACTATTGGAGAGATTGCAGAAATTTTTAAAGTTCCTAGCTCAACCATTCGCTATTGGGAAGAAAAAAAACTGATTACTTCCAAGCGAAATCAAGAAAATGATTATCGTATTTTTGATTTTCAAACGATCTTAGACTTAAGTGATATTATCTTCTATCGTGATTTAAATGTTCCCGTCAAACAGATGGTTCATTTCCATCAAAATCCACCTGAAAAACTATTAGATATGTTAACGGAAACTGAACTAAATACGCTGCAACAATTAGAAGAATTAAAACGCAAAACCATCGGCATCCGAAAAAGAAAAGAACAATTAAATGAATTACTTTTTCTTAAAGAACAAGATTTCACTGAAGAGGTTCCAACTGTTGAAAAAATAATTTCCTTTGATTTATCGGATTCGGATGAACTTCAGGTATATCTGGAAAATCCTGGTGCTTCTGCTATGTATTATCATCCAGAAAAAAATCCAGAAGTGTACTATGGATTATGTGTGGAAGAAGAACATTTTTCCAACAAAGAAACGTTATGGGAGAATCATGGAACTGGAACCTATCTGAAGTTTCTTTTAATGATTCAATCTGATAATGCCGCTCATACAAATTTAGTTGAGAAAGAACAAGCCCTGCTGAAACAAGGTCTAAGAACAGGTCAAGTATTAGGACGTTATTTAGCCACAGCAATCAACGAAGCTGGTTTTCAAATGGATTATTACAAAGCTTGGATTGAAATTATTCCGACTAAATAA
- a CDS encoding ABC transporter ATP-binding protein: MKLIGKFLTVNKRLVLFTFLSLCIQVIGTLGVPLLVAKLIDEGIVSGNSASVTWIGIEMLGMAIIGSIGAIIGSWLSAELAAKFGFEIRNSFFDKVQLLSIKDTEEFGTATLLTRMTNDVDNIQRMLVLFLQMILPAPIISIFAIIMTYLHSPKLAMIPLLSIIIYGGIATYLLKKGVPFSNQIQKNIDRVMVTLREFFNGITMIRAFDNQDYEEKRTNQTFEEYGNSMIRVNQIFAWLTPVAFLIMGVVFALIIWFGGVLIGFGEIEIGIVTAVIEYSMLTLAYLMMAAMVLVTLPQSLASLKRLEEVLGTNEEIKDYVLQSEGNLVAKSTDQVMVNYHKVTFSYDRATDPVLENIDFTILKGKTTAIVGGTGSGKSTVAKLLLRLSDVNAGSVVFDGIDIRNLSQADLRSRTSYVPQKAFLFSGTIESNLRMGKPDATTEELAKALDTAQATEFIASLKDGMDSFVAQGGDNFSGGQKQRLCIARALIKPADIYIFDDSFSALDYKTDVLLRQALKREMGEKTLLIVAQRLSTIQEADQIIVLDDGRIVGKGTHQELVNNNQTYQEFAASQGMIGKGEQ; encoded by the coding sequence ATGAAACTAATTGGGAAGTTTTTAACAGTCAATAAGCGTTTGGTTTTATTCACATTTCTTAGTTTATGTATTCAAGTTATCGGGACGTTAGGAGTTCCGTTGCTTGTGGCTAAATTAATTGATGAAGGCATTGTTAGTGGGAATTCTGCTAGCGTAACTTGGATTGGAATTGAAATGTTAGGAATGGCTATTATCGGCAGTATTGGGGCGATTATTGGTAGTTGGTTATCCGCAGAATTAGCCGCCAAATTTGGCTTTGAGATACGCAATTCATTTTTTGATAAAGTTCAATTATTGTCGATTAAAGATACAGAAGAATTTGGAACAGCAACGTTATTAACACGTATGACCAATGATGTGGATAACATTCAACGAATGCTTGTTTTATTTCTACAAATGATTTTACCGGCACCAATTATTAGTATTTTTGCAATTATTATGACCTACTTGCATTCGCCAAAATTAGCAATGATTCCATTGTTATCGATTATTATTTATGGCGGTATTGCTACGTATCTATTAAAGAAAGGCGTTCCATTTTCAAATCAAATTCAGAAAAATATTGATCGTGTAATGGTGACTTTGCGTGAATTCTTTAATGGAATCACAATGATACGTGCTTTTGATAATCAAGATTATGAAGAAAAACGAACCAATCAGACATTTGAGGAATATGGGAATAGTATGATTCGGGTGAATCAAATTTTTGCTTGGTTAACGCCAGTGGCTTTTCTAATTATGGGAGTAGTGTTTGCTTTGATAATTTGGTTTGGCGGCGTTTTAATTGGTTTTGGTGAAATTGAGATTGGAATTGTCACAGCAGTAATTGAATATTCGATGCTGACATTAGCTTATTTAATGATGGCAGCAATGGTATTAGTGACACTTCCGCAATCATTGGCTTCATTGAAACGTCTGGAAGAGGTGCTTGGGACAAATGAAGAAATTAAAGATTATGTACTTCAGTCGGAAGGGAATTTAGTTGCAAAATCAACAGATCAAGTGATGGTGAATTATCATAAAGTAACGTTTAGTTATGATCGAGCAACAGATCCAGTTTTAGAAAATATTGATTTTACGATTTTAAAAGGAAAGACAACAGCTATTGTTGGCGGGACGGGTTCTGGAAAAAGTACGGTAGCCAAACTTTTATTGCGTTTAAGTGATGTCAATGCAGGCAGTGTTGTTTTTGATGGAATCGATATCCGGAATCTTTCTCAGGCTGACTTAAGAAGTCGAACGAGTTATGTACCACAAAAAGCGTTCTTGTTTAGTGGCACGATCGAAAGTAATTTGCGCATGGGAAAACCAGATGCGACAACAGAAGAATTGGCAAAAGCTCTTGATACAGCGCAAGCAACTGAATTTATTGCTTCGTTAAAGGATGGCATGGATAGCTTTGTAGCTCAAGGTGGGGATAACTTTTCAGGCGGGCAAAAGCAGCGATTGTGTATTGCACGTGCCTTAATTAAACCGGCAGATATTTACATTTTTGATGATAGTTTTTCAGCATTGGACTATAAAACGGATGTCTTATTGAGACAGGCGTTAAAGCGTGAAATGGGAGAAAAGACGTTATTAATTGTGGCCCAGCGTTTAAGTACAATCCAAGAGGCAGATCAGATTATTGTTTTAGATGATGGTCGAATTGTTGGCAAAGGCACCCATCAAGAATTAGTCAATAACAACCAAACGTATCAAGAATTTGCAGCCTCACAAGGGATGATTGGAAAGGGGGAGCAGTAA